One Blastopirellula marina genomic window carries:
- a CDS encoding SpoVR family protein, with product MPITHRSFANLPEELAEVQIEIEQHALDYGLDFFPTIFELVDVDQLNAIAAMGGFPTRYPHWRFGMEYERLSKGYHYGLQKIYELVINNDPCYAYLLSSNMYADHKLVMAHVYGHCDFFKCNQWFSKTDRKMIDQMANHGNRIRRYMNRFGVEEVENFIDACLSIEDLIDIHSPFIQRSRSEDRYKFHAHTDEDAQPESAPSFRLPAKGYMDNFINPRKKANDAEESPRPARAIPVPDEPTKDVMQFLLNYAPLRPWQLDVLSMIRDEAYYFAPQGQTKIMNEGWATYWHSTIMTRHGLTASEVINYADHTSGTLASSPTRLNPYKLGLELLRDIEDRWNRGCFGQDYDDCDDFYERQNWNTDVGLGREKIFEVRRIHNDLTFIDEFFTLDFCRRYKMFQFGYNETTEYYEIESREFPKVKQQLLFSLTNMGRPEIFVTDGNYKNRGEMLLTHRHQGIELKMDYARDTLTNLFTLWKRPVHIHTILDEQEVVLSWDGTHHECVKLETS from the coding sequence ATGCCCATCACGCATCGAAGTTTCGCGAATCTGCCCGAGGAACTGGCAGAAGTGCAAATCGAAATCGAGCAACACGCGCTCGATTACGGCTTGGACTTCTTCCCCACGATCTTCGAACTGGTCGATGTCGACCAATTGAACGCGATCGCGGCGATGGGTGGTTTTCCAACTCGGTATCCCCATTGGCGTTTCGGCATGGAGTACGAACGCCTCTCGAAAGGTTACCACTACGGTCTTCAGAAAATCTACGAGCTGGTGATCAACAACGACCCATGTTATGCGTACCTGCTTTCCAGCAATATGTACGCCGATCACAAGCTGGTCATGGCTCATGTGTACGGCCATTGCGATTTCTTTAAGTGCAACCAATGGTTCAGTAAGACCGATCGCAAGATGATCGATCAGATGGCCAACCACGGAAATCGTATTCGCCGCTACATGAATCGCTTCGGTGTCGAGGAAGTCGAGAACTTTATCGACGCCTGCTTAAGCATCGAAGACCTGATCGACATTCACTCTCCCTTCATTCAGCGGTCACGCTCGGAAGATCGCTATAAGTTCCACGCTCACACTGACGAGGACGCCCAGCCAGAATCCGCTCCCAGCTTTCGACTTCCCGCCAAGGGATACATGGATAACTTCATCAATCCCCGCAAGAAAGCGAACGATGCGGAAGAATCACCACGGCCAGCCCGAGCGATCCCGGTGCCGGATGAACCGACCAAAGATGTGATGCAGTTCTTATTGAACTATGCTCCGCTGCGTCCTTGGCAGTTAGATGTGCTGTCAATGATTCGCGACGAAGCCTATTACTTCGCCCCGCAAGGGCAAACGAAGATCATGAACGAAGGGTGGGCTACTTACTGGCATTCCACCATTATGACTCGGCATGGACTGACCGCGTCGGAAGTCATAAACTACGCCGACCATACCTCCGGCACGTTAGCCTCGAGCCCCACTCGCTTGAACCCGTACAAGCTGGGACTCGAACTTCTACGAGATATCGAAGATCGCTGGAACCGTGGCTGCTTCGGCCAAGATTACGACGACTGCGATGACTTTTACGAACGCCAGAACTGGAATACCGATGTCGGCCTCGGACGTGAAAAGATCTTCGAGGTCCGCCGAATCCATAACGACCTGACCTTCATCGACGAGTTCTTCACGCTCGATTTCTGTCGCCGTTACAAGATGTTCCAGTTCGGTTACAACGAAACAACCGAATACTACGAGATTGAAAGCCGCGAATTCCCCAAGGTCAAACAGCAACTTCTGTTCAGTTTAACCAACATGGGCCGCCCCGAGATCTTCGTCACCGATGGCAACTACAAGAACCGCGGCGAGATGCTGCTGACCCACCGCCATCAAGGCATTGAACTGAAAATGGACTATGCCCGCGATACGCTTACCAACTTGTTCACGCTTTGGAAGCGTCCAGTCCACATCCATACCATTCTCGATGAGCAAGAAGTCGTGCTGAGCTGGGATGGAACGCATCACGAATGCGTCAAACTCGAAACGAGCTAG
- the hemQ gene encoding hydrogen peroxide-dependent heme synthase — MSHGRPGSAPLPEPSIIPTEGWHCGHFYYSFDRALLLGFSPEELADGCQEIIAILNPEAEGNPQRLQVSIVSGHKADFALMLMDPNPLVIDMVHQKLLASKFGAAITPTYSFVSVTEISEYVPSIEQFAERLIREGEEKDSPSFEAKVNAYAKRLPMMNNQRLTPDFPPYPATCFYPMNKKRKVGENWFTLPFSARNALMAEHAQSGMQFAGKVSQLITVSVGLDDWEWGVTLWARNPEYLKDIVYKMRFDEASARYAEFGPFYTSYISTAEEMLKHCRIGKLD; from the coding sequence ATGAGCCACGGTCGTCCCGGTTCCGCCCCACTTCCTGAACCCTCTATTATCCCGACCGAGGGTTGGCACTGCGGTCATTTCTATTACTCGTTCGATCGGGCCCTTCTTTTAGGATTCTCGCCGGAAGAACTCGCTGACGGCTGCCAAGAGATCATCGCGATTCTCAATCCGGAAGCGGAAGGTAATCCGCAGCGGCTTCAGGTTTCGATCGTCAGCGGGCACAAAGCCGATTTCGCCTTGATGCTAATGGACCCAAATCCATTGGTGATCGATATGGTTCATCAGAAACTATTGGCCAGTAAGTTCGGCGCGGCGATCACACCGACGTATTCCTTTGTTTCGGTCACCGAAATCTCGGAATATGTTCCTTCAATTGAACAGTTCGCCGAACGTTTGATTCGCGAGGGGGAAGAGAAGGACTCGCCTTCGTTCGAGGCCAAGGTCAATGCCTACGCCAAGCGTTTGCCGATGATGAATAATCAGCGTCTGACACCAGACTTCCCTCCTTACCCGGCGACTTGCTTCTACCCGATGAACAAGAAGCGTAAAGTCGGTGAAAACTGGTTCACGCTCCCTTTCTCCGCACGAAATGCGTTGATGGCCGAGCATGCTCAAAGCGGGATGCAGTTCGCGGGAAAAGTTTCGCAGTTGATCACGGTCAGTGTTGGCCTGGACGACTGGGAATGGGGTGTCACGCTCTGGGCACGCAATCCGGAGTACTTAAAAGACATTGTCTACAAGATGCGATTCGATGAAGCGAGTGCCCGGTACGCCGAGTTTGGTCCGTTCTATACCAGCTATATCAGCACGGCTGAAGAGATGCTAAAGCATTGCCGAATTGGTAAGCTGGATTAG